The region TGCTTCTGAAAAAATGCAGAAGGAACTCAATACCAGCTTTCTGGCAGACGGGGGTTCCATCCGCAATCTAGGCATTGTATTGGGAGCCTTTGCGGCAACGTTATTTGCATCACAGTTTAAGGTCAAGAAGATCAAGTCGTTGCGGCAGGTCGTTGCGGCTGTTCTTGGCGGCTTGTTAATGGGTTATGGGGCAAGACTTGCCAATGGCTGTAATATAGGAGCGTTATTTACCGCAATTTCTGCTTTTTCCTTATCCGGTTGGGTATTTGGGGCATTTCTGCTGGTAGGTGCTTTTCTGGGAAGCAAATTATTAGCCAAA is a window of [Clostridium] saccharolyticum WM1 DNA encoding:
- a CDS encoding YeeE/YedE thiosulfate transporter family protein; translation: MILKQFFIKLGDHPIYKKLLKEPLTYVAGAVLLAVFQIAHFAALGSGWGVTSAFANWGTWNYKALGGDASGWVYYASEKMQKELNTSFLADGGSIRNLGIVLGAFAATLFASQFKVKKIKSLRQVVAAVLGGLLMGYGARLANGCNIGALFTAISAFSLSGWVFGAFLLVGAFLGSKLLAKYFM